GCTCGGCGGCCTTGCCGAGGTCGGCGGCGAGCCCGTCGCGCGCGGCCCGGCGGTCCGCCTCGTCGCGCAGGCGCAGGATGCTCGACGGATGGCTCGTGACGAGCGCGGGCGTGCCGTCGGACGACTCCAGGATCATCCCGCGCACCTCGCCGATCCGCACGGTCCTGCCGAGCACGGCGCGCGCCGCCGTCGCCCCCAGGGCCACGATTACGGCGGGCCGGACGACGGCGATCTCGGCCTCGAGCCACGGGTGGCAGGCGACCACGTGGCCGACCGCGGGCTTGACGTGGATCCGCCGCTTCCCGCGCTGCTCGAAGCGGAAGTGCTTGACGGCGTTCGTGCGGTAGACGCCGTGGTCCGCGATGCCCGCGGCCTCGAGGGCCTCGTGCAGCTCGCGTCCCGCGGGCCCGACGAACGGCTCGCCCTCGAGGTCCTCGCGGTCGCCGGGCTGCTCGCCGACGAGCATCAGCGGCGCCGTCGCCGCGCCGCGCGAGAAGACGACCTGCGTCGCGTCCCTCCACAGCTCGCAGCCGCGGCACTCCTCGGCCGCGTCACGCAGGTCTTCCAGATCCGCATCCCGCGGCACCCAGTGCTCGGCGCCGGGCCGCTCCTCGCTCTCCGCCATCCGGTCATGGTCGCGCAGGCGCGGCGGCTCGCCGAGGCGCTTGACTTCCGGGCGCCCGCCCCCGCCGGAATCAGCGCCGGACCCGACCGCGGTGGATGGCCGCGCCGGGCTCCGGCTTCTGCATCACGATGTTCGCCCCGCCGGCCGTCGGCCGCGACACGGCGCGGCGACGGGCCTCGACGCCGCCGATCGTGCGGCCGATCGGCGAGCCGAGGAACAGCCCGAGCGTGGCACCCGCGGCGAGCGCGATGCCGACCATGCCGGCGGTGATGAGCGACGACGTCGCGAACAGCACGTGCTCGGCCTGGCCGCCCGCTTCGACGAGCCCGAGCAGGCCGCGGAACACCGCGGCACCGGGGACGAGGGGCAGGATGGCCGCCGTCGTGACGGCCACGGACGGAACGTGGAGGCGATGCGCGATCATCGCGCCGACGACGCTCGCGACGAGCGCACCCGCGAAGCTCGCCGAGGCCTGGTCCATTCCGGCCGCGCTCACGAGCGCGAACCCGGCCCACGCGATCATGCCGAGCAGGGCGCTCACGATCACGATCCGGGCGCCCGCGCCGTTGAACACCGCGACGGCGACCGCGACGAGCACGGCGCCCGCGAACTGCGCCGGGAGCGGTCCGAGCGGCAGCGGCTCGCTGGGCGGCTGCATGCCGATCGACAGCGTGCCGGCGAGCTCGAGCCCGACGAGGATGCCCAGCACCACGCCGAGCGTCTGCACCGTGAGCTCCAGGATGCGCCCGCCCGCCGTGAGCGAGAAGCCGTCGATCGCGTCCTGCGCCGCGCCGACCACCGCCAGACCGGCGAGCATCAGGACGATACCCGAGGACACGACGATCGTGGCCTTCACGTCGGAGAAGGGCTCGACGCCCATGCGCGCGAACATCGCGACGAGCACCGTGACCGCCGTGAGCACGAACGCACCCGCGATCTGGCTGAAGAACAGCGGCACCTGCAGGCGCGCGAGCCCCGCCTGGGTGAGGGCCACAGCGAGGGCCGCGACGAAGGTGACGGCGAGGATCTGCGCGGAGGCGCCGAACATCATGCCGACACCGACCGCGAGCAGCGCCTGCGACAGGATCACGATGGGCTGGCGATAGCGGAACGGCGTGCGCCGGATCTCCTGGAAGCGGCTGCGAGCGGCACCCAGCTCCAGTCCCTCGTCGATGTCGCGAACGAGCGCCTGCAGAGCCTGCAGCTTCGAGTGATCGGGCACCGCGGAGCGGACGACGCGCATGAGCGTGATCGGCCAGTCCTCGCCGTGCCGGTGATCGGACACCGAGACCGAGTTGAAGGTCACGTCGACGTGCACACTGCGCAGCCCGTAGGCGCGCGCGATGCCCAGCGCGGCGATC
The Microbacterium sp. JZ31 genome window above contains:
- a CDS encoding UdgX family uracil-DNA binding protein (This protein belongs to the uracil DNA glycosylase superfamily, members of which act in excision repair of DNA. However, it belongs more specifically to UdgX branch, whose founding member was found to bind uracil in DNA (where it does not belong), without cleaving it, appears to promote DNA repair by a pathway involving RecA, rather than base excision.); translation: MAESEERPGAEHWVPRDADLEDLRDAAEECRGCELWRDATQVVFSRGAATAPLMLVGEQPGDREDLEGEPFVGPAGRELHEALEAAGIADHGVYRTNAVKHFRFEQRGKRRIHVKPAVGHVVACHPWLEAEIAVVRPAVIVALGATAARAVLGRTVRIGEVRGMILESSDGTPALVTSHPSSILRLRDEADRRAARDGLAADLGKAAELIR
- a CDS encoding threonine/serine ThrE exporter family protein translates to MVRERSWRMIDTVRRAIHADPSDRALTEALPVIDDQMALRAMDLAMRVAELMLSAGASAKEVVIAALGIARAYGLRSVHVDVTFNSVSVSDHRHGEDWPITLMRVVRSAVPDHSKLQALQALVRDIDEGLELGAARSRFQEIRRTPFRYRQPIVILSQALLAVGVGMMFGASAQILAVTFVAALAVALTQAGLARLQVPLFFSQIAGAFVLTAVTVLVAMFARMGVEPFSDVKATIVVSSGIVLMLAGLAVVGAAQDAIDGFSLTAGGRILELTVQTLGVVLGILVGLELAGTLSIGMQPPSEPLPLGPLPAQFAGAVLVAVAVAVFNGAGARIVIVSALLGMIAWAGFALVSAAGMDQASASFAGALVASVVGAMIAHRLHVPSVAVTTAAILPLVPGAAVFRGLLGLVEAGGQAEHVLFATSSLITAGMVGIALAAGATLGLFLGSPIGRTIGGVEARRRAVSRPTAGGANIVMQKPEPGAAIHRGRVRR